A window of Hymenobacter aerilatus contains these coding sequences:
- a CDS encoding MGH1-like glycoside hydrolase domain-containing protein: MTPEQQRLAESATIPWKKFGPYLTERQWGTVREDYSPDGNAWDYITHDMARSYAYRWGEEGLGGISDDKQHLCFAVGLWNGQDEILKERLFGLTNGEGNHGEDVKELYYYLDSTPTHSYMRMLYKYPQRTFPYQKLLRKNKRRTRKQPEYELLDTGIFDDSRYFDVFMEYAKAGPDDLLIQLTIHNRGPRKARLHVLPQLWFRNTWAWGEGTPTRPQMRTPAPGTVQADHEALGRYHFYCDQQPDLLFCDNDTNYIRLQEPPRATRYFKDGINEYVVDGDPSAVNPAKVGTKAAAHYRLSLDAGASQTVRVRLSQPVHEAPFAEFDDVFAQRRQEADEFYDCVQESVTDPDARNIQRQAFAGMLWSKQFYYYDVTTWLDGEPNGPKSSIRRRKGRNANWRHLYNADIISMPDKWEYPWYAAWDSAFHCIPLAMVDADFAKQQLRLFTKDWYMHPNGQLPAYEWNLADVNPPVHAWATWRVYQMDKKLRGHGDLQFLEAVFHKLTLNFTWWVNRKDKSERNIFEGGFLGLDNIGVFDRSAPLPTGGHIEQSDGTSWMAMFALNLMRMALELAGTNAVYQEIAGKFFEHFLYIADAMTRGGDGRFDLWDDDDQFYYDVLRTPDDERTILKVRSIVGLIPLFAVEVIDQELLDTVPEFTARATWLLENRPHLAKLVSHWQEPGRAARHKLSLLRRERLSHVLRRMLDETEFLAPHGIRALSRYHLEHPYVFSTDEDDFEVSYIPGEAESSMFGGNSNWRGPIWFPINFLIIESLQRFYAYYGDSFTIEYPTGSGQECTLREVALALSDRLTSLLRKDEQGRRPAFGNDELLQTDPHFKDYLLFHEYFHGDDGHGLGTSHQTGWTGLIAKLLSLPSGGAAF; encoded by the coding sequence ATGACGCCCGAACAACAACGCCTGGCTGAGTCTGCCACCATTCCGTGGAAGAAATTCGGCCCCTACCTTACTGAGCGCCAATGGGGTACAGTACGCGAAGATTATAGCCCCGATGGCAATGCCTGGGACTACATCACCCACGACATGGCCCGTAGCTACGCCTACCGCTGGGGCGAAGAAGGCCTCGGCGGCATCAGCGACGACAAGCAGCATCTGTGCTTTGCTGTGGGCCTATGGAACGGCCAAGATGAGATTCTGAAGGAACGCCTGTTCGGCCTCACCAACGGCGAGGGCAACCACGGCGAGGACGTGAAGGAGCTGTACTACTACCTCGACAGCACTCCTACCCACTCCTACATGCGGATGCTTTACAAGTATCCGCAGCGGACGTTTCCATACCAGAAACTGCTGCGCAAAAACAAGCGCCGCACGCGCAAGCAGCCCGAATACGAGCTGCTCGACACGGGTATTTTTGACGACAGTCGCTACTTCGACGTGTTCATGGAATACGCCAAGGCCGGTCCGGATGATCTACTGATACAGCTGACCATCCACAACCGTGGGCCGCGCAAAGCGCGCTTGCACGTGCTGCCACAGTTGTGGTTTCGCAATACCTGGGCCTGGGGTGAGGGCACTCCTACCCGCCCCCAGATGCGTACTCCCGCCCCCGGCACCGTGCAAGCCGACCACGAGGCGCTGGGCCGCTACCACTTCTACTGCGACCAGCAGCCCGACCTGCTCTTCTGCGACAACGACACCAACTACATCCGCCTGCAAGAGCCGCCCCGCGCGACGCGTTACTTCAAAGACGGCATCAACGAATACGTGGTGGATGGCGACCCTAGCGCTGTCAATCCGGCCAAGGTAGGCACCAAAGCGGCGGCCCACTATCGCCTTAGCCTCGATGCCGGCGCTTCCCAAACCGTACGTGTGCGCCTGAGTCAGCCGGTCCATGAGGCGCCATTTGCGGAGTTCGACGACGTGTTTGCCCAGCGCCGACAGGAAGCCGATGAGTTTTACGATTGCGTGCAGGAGAGCGTAACGGACCCTGATGCGCGCAATATTCAGCGGCAGGCGTTTGCCGGTATGTTGTGGAGCAAGCAGTTTTATTACTACGATGTCACGACGTGGCTCGACGGGGAGCCGAACGGCCCGAAGTCGTCTATCCGCCGCCGCAAGGGCCGCAACGCCAACTGGCGCCACCTCTACAACGCCGACATCATCTCCATGCCCGACAAGTGGGAATACCCCTGGTATGCGGCCTGGGACTCGGCTTTCCACTGCATTCCGCTGGCGATGGTCGACGCCGACTTTGCCAAACAGCAGTTGCGCCTGTTCACCAAAGACTGGTACATGCACCCCAACGGCCAATTGCCCGCCTACGAGTGGAACCTCGCCGATGTGAACCCACCCGTGCACGCCTGGGCCACGTGGCGCGTGTATCAGATGGACAAGAAGCTGCGCGGCCACGGCGACCTGCAATTCCTGGAAGCTGTCTTTCACAAGCTCACGCTCAACTTCACGTGGTGGGTGAACCGCAAGGACAAAAGCGAACGGAACATCTTTGAGGGTGGCTTCTTGGGGCTGGATAATATTGGGGTGTTCGACCGCTCGGCTCCCCTACCCACCGGCGGCCACATCGAGCAATCAGACGGCACCAGCTGGATGGCCATGTTTGCCCTCAACCTGATGCGCATGGCCCTGGAGCTGGCCGGTACCAACGCTGTGTATCAAGAAATTGCCGGCAAGTTCTTTGAGCACTTCCTCTACATTGCGGACGCCATGACCCGCGGTGGCGACGGCCGCTTCGACCTCTGGGACGACGACGACCAGTTCTATTACGACGTGCTGCGCACCCCCGACGACGAGCGTACCATCCTGAAGGTGCGTTCCATTGTGGGCCTGATTCCGTTGTTTGCCGTGGAAGTTATCGATCAGGAGTTGCTGGATACGGTGCCCGAGTTTACGGCCCGCGCCACGTGGCTGCTCGAAAACCGCCCTCACCTGGCCAAACTGGTTTCTCATTGGCAGGAGCCGGGTAGGGCGGCGCGGCACAAACTGTCGTTGTTGCGGCGCGAGCGGCTGAGCCACGTGCTGCGCCGCATGCTCGACGAAACGGAGTTCTTGGCGCCTCACGGCATCCGGGCGTTGTCGCGCTACCACTTAGAGCACCCGTACGTGTTCAGCACCGACGAAGACGACTTTGAGGTGAGCTATATCCCCGGCGAGGCCGAATCCAGCATGTTTGGGGGAAATAGCAACTGGCGCGGCCCCATCTGGTTCCCCATCAACTTCTTGATCATCGAGTCGTTGCAGCGGTTCTATGCGTACTACGGCGACTCGTTCACCATTGAGTATCCTACCGGCTCGGGACAGGAGTGCACATTGCGCGAAGTAGCCCTGGCTCTCTCCGACCGCCTCACGAGCCTGCTCCGCAAAGATGAGCAGGGTAGGCGCCCGGCCTTCGGCAACGACGAGCTGCTGCAAACCGACCCGCATTTTAAAGACTACCTACTCTTTCACGAGTATTTCCACGGCGACGACGGCCATGGCCTGGGCACCAGCCACCAAACCGGCTGGACTGGCCTAATAGCCAAGCTACTGAGCCTACCCAGCGGAGGCGCTGCGTTTTAG
- a CDS encoding RNA polymerase sigma-70 factor — protein sequence MASNQPTDFALWEAIRRDDEQAFVALFDRYWARLFALAFATVKDREACTEIVHDIFLTLWQKRDKLQIDAFLPYLTAATRYQVFRHVRAARAIPLHYSEQCETLATATSRNSADEQFSHHDIEASLLTYLSQLPARCREIFVLSRLQQLSNHEIATRLSISKRTVENQITAALQHLRLTWKDGVWLLLLLLSAHRG from the coding sequence ATGGCGTCGAACCAACCAACTGATTTTGCGCTGTGGGAAGCCATTCGTCGCGACGACGAACAGGCTTTTGTGGCCCTGTTTGATCGGTACTGGGCACGGCTGTTTGCGCTGGCGTTTGCCACAGTGAAAGACCGGGAGGCGTGCACAGAGATAGTGCACGATATTTTTCTGACCCTGTGGCAGAAGCGCGACAAACTACAGATTGACGCCTTCTTACCCTACCTCACGGCCGCCACGCGTTACCAAGTGTTTCGGCACGTGCGCGCCGCTCGCGCTATTCCGCTACACTACAGCGAGCAGTGCGAAACGCTGGCCACTGCCACCAGCCGCAATAGTGCCGACGAGCAGTTTTCGCACCACGACATAGAAGCGAGCTTACTCACGTACCTGAGTCAGCTACCCGCTCGCTGCCGCGAGATATTTGTGCTCAGTCGGTTGCAGCAGCTTTCCAACCATGAAATTGCCACCCGGCTGAGTATTTCCAAACGGACCGTCGAAAACCAAATTACCGCGGCGTTGCAGCATCTGAGGCTGACGTGGAAAGATGGCGTATGGCTGCTACTGCTCTTGCTGAGCGCGCACCGGGGGTAG
- a CDS encoding FecR family protein: MSDEEFNILYEKHVAGTCTAAEQQRLDAYLATLETSTELPWDEATMGNQTATRRALLDQLTASRQPVRAITPRWQWWSMAAVVALLLLATGLYRWQQRPVNPVATASPTTPRPAPDFAPGRNQATLMLADGSTIRLDDAQNGIVAQQGGTTVQKTQAGALRYDANSQRAAAQFNTVTTPRGGQYQLVLPDGSRVWLNAASSLRFPTAFAGQERRVELTGEAYFEVAKNAKQPFKVGVGATEVTVLGTHFNVMAYPDEPALTTTLLEGAVRVSNGPHQAVLHPGQQARQQASGALAVAAVDPQHAVAWKNGYFVFNDESIESIMRQVSRWYDVDVEYQGKMAGKDFNGTVSRFQSASQVLQLLELTGAVHFKTQNNRITVLP; this comes from the coding sequence ATGTCAGACGAGGAATTCAACATCCTGTACGAAAAACACGTGGCTGGCACCTGCACCGCCGCCGAGCAGCAGCGTCTGGATGCCTACCTGGCTACCCTGGAAACATCTACCGAATTGCCGTGGGACGAGGCCACTATGGGCAACCAGACCGCAACCCGACGCGCCCTTCTCGACCAGTTGACGGCCAGCCGGCAACCCGTGCGGGCCATCACGCCACGGTGGCAATGGTGGTCGATGGCGGCCGTGGTGGCGCTGTTGCTACTCGCAACCGGCCTGTACCGCTGGCAGCAACGCCCGGTCAATCCAGTAGCAACCGCGTCACCTACCACACCACGCCCCGCACCCGACTTCGCGCCCGGCCGCAACCAAGCCACACTCATGCTAGCCGACGGCTCCACCATTCGCCTCGACGACGCCCAAAACGGCATAGTGGCCCAACAAGGCGGCACCACTGTGCAAAAAACGCAGGCCGGCGCGTTGCGCTACGATGCAAACAGCCAACGCGCTGCCGCCCAATTTAATACCGTAACAACGCCACGTGGTGGCCAGTACCAACTGGTGCTCCCCGATGGCAGCCGCGTCTGGTTGAATGCTGCTTCGTCACTGCGGTTTCCTACTGCCTTTGCGGGTCAGGAACGCCGGGTAGAGCTAACCGGCGAAGCGTATTTTGAAGTGGCCAAGAATGCCAAGCAGCCCTTCAAGGTAGGGGTAGGCGCCACCGAGGTAACTGTATTGGGCACCCACTTCAACGTGATGGCCTACCCCGACGAGCCCGCCTTGACCACTACCCTGCTGGAAGGCGCCGTGCGCGTGAGCAACGGCCCGCACCAAGCCGTGCTGCACCCCGGCCAGCAAGCCCGGCAACAGGCCAGCGGGGCCTTGGCCGTGGCTGCTGTCGATCCACAGCACGCCGTGGCCTGGAAAAACGGCTACTTCGTGTTCAACGATGAGTCCATTGAAAGCATCATGCGCCAGGTTTCCCGCTGGTATGATGTGGACGTTGAGTATCAAGGAAAAATGGCGGGCAAGGACTTCAACGGTACCGTTTCCCGCTTCCAGAGTGCCTCCCAAGTGCTTCAATTGCTGGAGCTAACAGGAGCCGTGCATTTCAAAACGCAGAACAACCGCATCACCGTGCTACCCTAG
- a CDS encoding TonB-dependent receptor, with protein MTKLFTPLPGTLRLPLKPTVAALLALSLQVHAAGFAQTITLTEKNAPLDRVLRDIQRQSSYTFLYNTQMVRAARPVTLSVRNAPLEQVLAQVMAEQALTYTISGNSIIIKPKEATTTRRPTPPATVIGIVTDADGNPLPGVTIRVKNTQLGTATDVNGHYQIRVDDADEAVLVFSFIGYEPQEIRVAGQSSIAVRLLPAQNNLNDVVVVGYGTTTQRNNTGAVSTITSETIAEQPVSNPLQALQGRLAGVQVTPATGFGGAAMNVRIRGNNSLLAGNDPLYVVDGVPYPANGLNNFSAFGAFAQNGSYDSPLNSINPADILRIDILKDADATAIYGSRGANGVVLITTRKGSTGKGKLDVNVYSGAGKATRLLDMMNTEQYLAMRREGFANDNITPTPSNAPDLTTFDQTAYTDWQKKLLGGTASVTDAEASFSAGTAQTKFALSGGYRHEGTIYPGNYGVDRANGRLTVSHSSLNNRVGVDATVGYVNTVNKLATTDFTTLITLPPNYNPYNADGTLYWVSGIDNPYAYLQRGIRNTSRNLLSNVAFRLQILDGLSFKTSVGLNRLTMDQFSPRPASSVSTLSSARVASAEFGTGSTTTYLAEPQLDYVRQLGGGSLQALVGGTFQQTADVRQYIYATDYVSDAALSNITLANTKTYYNDDAYKYRYGSLFGRVTYNWKGKYILNGTFRRDGSSKFGPNNRFGNFGAGGAAWVFSEESFVKDGLPFLSFGKLRGSYGVTGNDQSAGYYDYLSTFRSTGRLTYGSLVGLVPSRLGNPDYRWETVRKLDVALELGFLDNRLLLTADYYRSISTDQLVGFITPTQTGFSSITANLPAKVLNQGLELTLNTTNVQGKDFTWSSALNLTVPENKLLEYPNLEGSSYARQFIVGQPTTITKGFDYEGVNPETGLATGGYVSPAGVFTGSYNTTTVVLNQGYPKFYGGLNNSLQYKGFTLDFFLQFTKQTARNYVPYAPPGQGLSNAPTWLLDRWRQPGDVAGYPRATATFGTAYNTFFNYTNSKEAYGDASFLRLKTLALSYRVPQPVAQKLHLQNLRVYAQGQNLLTITNYRGFDPEVPGLVLPPMRLLTGGIQFAL; from the coding sequence ATGACAAAACTCTTTACTCCACTGCCGGGCACCCTACGCTTGCCCCTAAAGCCCACCGTGGCGGCGCTGCTGGCCCTGTCGTTGCAGGTGCACGCGGCCGGCTTTGCGCAGACGATTACGCTGACGGAGAAAAACGCGCCCTTGGACCGTGTGCTCCGGGATATTCAGCGACAAAGCAGCTACACGTTTCTCTACAACACCCAGATGGTGCGCGCCGCCCGACCCGTGACCCTGAGCGTGCGCAACGCCCCCTTGGAACAAGTGTTGGCGCAGGTGATGGCCGAGCAAGCACTGACGTACACCATTAGCGGCAACTCCATTATTATCAAGCCAAAAGAAGCCACGACGACGCGTCGCCCGACCCCACCCGCCACTGTTATAGGCATCGTAACAGATGCCGACGGCAACCCACTGCCGGGCGTGACCATCCGGGTGAAGAATACGCAGCTGGGCACAGCTACCGACGTGAATGGCCACTACCAGATTCGGGTAGACGATGCCGATGAGGCCGTGCTGGTTTTCAGCTTTATCGGCTACGAGCCGCAGGAAATTCGGGTGGCGGGGCAAAGTAGCATTGCGGTGCGGCTGCTGCCGGCGCAGAATAACCTGAACGATGTGGTAGTAGTGGGCTACGGTACCACCACCCAGCGCAACAACACGGGCGCCGTGAGCACCATCACCAGCGAAACCATTGCCGAGCAACCCGTATCGAACCCCTTGCAGGCCTTGCAGGGGCGGCTGGCGGGGGTGCAGGTAACGCCCGCTACGGGCTTCGGGGGGGCAGCCATGAACGTGCGCATCCGCGGCAACAACTCTTTGCTGGCCGGCAACGACCCGCTGTACGTGGTGGACGGCGTGCCCTACCCTGCCAACGGCCTCAACAACTTCTCGGCCTTCGGGGCCTTTGCCCAAAATGGTAGCTACGACAGCCCCCTCAATAGCATCAATCCTGCTGATATCCTGCGCATTGATATTCTGAAAGATGCCGATGCCACGGCCATTTACGGCTCGCGCGGCGCCAACGGCGTAGTGCTGATTACGACCCGCAAGGGGAGCACCGGCAAGGGCAAGCTCGATGTGAACGTGTACTCCGGGGCCGGCAAGGCTACCCGCCTGCTCGACATGATGAACACCGAGCAGTACCTAGCTATGCGGCGCGAGGGTTTTGCCAACGACAACATTACCCCTACCCCCAGCAACGCCCCCGACCTCACCACCTTCGACCAAACAGCCTACACCGACTGGCAGAAAAAGCTGCTGGGCGGCACGGCCTCGGTAACGGACGCGGAAGCCAGCTTCTCGGCGGGCACAGCCCAAACCAAGTTTGCCCTGAGCGGTGGCTACCGCCACGAAGGCACCATCTACCCCGGCAACTACGGGGTAGACCGCGCCAATGGCCGTCTCACCGTGAGCCATTCTTCTCTGAACAACCGGGTAGGAGTTGATGCCACGGTAGGCTATGTGAATACGGTGAATAAGCTGGCTACCACCGATTTCACTACCCTTATCACACTGCCGCCCAACTACAACCCCTATAATGCCGACGGCACGTTGTATTGGGTATCTGGCATTGATAACCCCTACGCTTACCTGCAACGCGGTATTCGCAACACCAGCCGCAACCTGCTCAGCAACGTGGCTTTCCGGTTGCAGATTCTAGACGGGCTGAGCTTTAAGACCAGCGTAGGCCTCAACCGCCTGACCATGGACCAGTTCAGCCCACGGCCGGCTTCATCGGTGAGTACGCTGTCGAGCGCGCGGGTGGCTAGTGCGGAGTTCGGAACGGGCTCTACCACTACTTACCTGGCCGAGCCGCAGCTGGACTATGTGCGCCAGCTGGGCGGCGGCAGCTTGCAGGCCCTGGTAGGCGGCACGTTTCAGCAAACTGCCGACGTGCGCCAGTACATCTACGCCACCGATTATGTGTCGGACGCGGCGCTGTCAAATATCACCCTGGCTAACACCAAAACCTACTACAACGACGACGCCTACAAGTACCGCTACGGTTCCCTGTTTGGGCGCGTGACCTACAACTGGAAAGGCAAGTATATCCTGAACGGCACCTTCCGTCGCGACGGCTCCTCGAAATTTGGACCCAACAACCGCTTCGGCAACTTTGGGGCGGGCGGCGCGGCCTGGGTATTCTCGGAGGAGTCGTTTGTGAAAGACGGGTTGCCGTTCCTGAGCTTCGGCAAGCTGCGCGGCAGCTACGGCGTGACCGGCAACGACCAGAGCGCCGGCTACTACGACTACCTCTCTACCTTCCGCTCCACGGGGCGCCTCACCTATGGCTCGTTGGTAGGCCTGGTGCCCAGTCGCCTGGGCAACCCAGACTACCGCTGGGAAACCGTGCGCAAGCTGGATGTGGCTCTGGAACTGGGCTTCTTGGATAACCGCTTGCTGCTCACGGCTGACTACTACCGTAGCATCTCCACTGATCAGCTGGTGGGCTTCATCACCCCTACCCAAACGGGCTTCTCATCCATTACGGCCAACCTGCCAGCCAAGGTGCTGAACCAGGGCCTGGAGCTGACACTGAACACGACGAACGTGCAAGGCAAGGATTTCACCTGGTCTTCGGCCCTGAACCTAACTGTACCAGAAAACAAGCTGCTGGAGTATCCCAACTTGGAGGGCTCCAGCTACGCTCGCCAGTTCATTGTTGGGCAGCCTACCACCATCACCAAGGGCTTCGATTATGAAGGCGTAAACCCTGAAACTGGCCTGGCCACCGGCGGCTATGTGAGCCCCGCCGGCGTGTTTACGGGCAGCTACAATACCACCACTGTAGTCTTAAACCAGGGCTACCCCAAGTTCTATGGCGGCCTGAACAATAGCCTGCAATACAAAGGGTTCACGCTGGATTTCTTCCTGCAATTCACCAAGCAAACGGCTCGCAACTACGTACCCTATGCGCCGCCCGGTCAGGGCCTCAGCAACGCCCCTACCTGGCTGCTCGACCGGTGGCGGCAACCCGGCGACGTGGCTGGATATCCGCGCGCCACGGCTACGTTCGGCACGGCCTACAACACCTTTTTCAACTACACTAACTCGAAAGAGGCTTATGGTGACGCGTCGTTTCTGCGTCTGAAAACGCTGGCTCTCAGCTACCGCGTGCCCCAGCCGGTGGCGCAAAAGCTGCACTTGCAAAACCTACGGGTATATGCGCAGGGTCAAAACCTGCTGACCATTACCAACTACCGCGGCTTCGACCCCGAAGTGCCCGGCTTGGTGCTGCCCCCCATGCGCCTGCTCACTGGCGGTATTCAGTTCGCTTTGTAA
- a CDS encoding RagB/SusD family nutrient uptake outer membrane protein, whose product MKFYTRFSARLLPAAIVLLLATTSCESFLDVGPPPTQVDAATVFTTDASATGAMLGVYSGLNSTGTSGITNNAGLSTFLGLAADELTYANAQYDQYRLNNVSPVNGTVDFFWGQTYTSIYQLNTIVDGLQNNTTVTPALRNQLLGEARFLRAFLYFHLANLFGDVPLVLTTDYRVAGQLGRTPKTEVYAQVLADLLEAQKLLVPAYPVANERTRVNQAAATALLARVYLYQQNWAAAEAQATAVINQTSVYQLVAPATTFLAGSQEAIWQLRRGGSISANTYEGQYFIPASLTVAPTATYLLTNQVYAAFVENDVRRSTWTNSYTLAGTTYRYPFKYKQRVATTGGAAATEHSQVLRLAEQYLIRAEARARQGKSADAVADLNAVRARASATPLAATLSSNDLLLAVENERLRELFAEWGHRWFDLIRTGRAAAVLPAVKGQPWDPNDAVWPIPNPQLLANPNLTQNAGY is encoded by the coding sequence ATGAAATTCTATACCCGCTTTTCTGCTCGCCTGCTGCCCGCTGCCATCGTTTTACTGCTTGCCACTACTAGTTGCGAGAGTTTTCTGGACGTGGGGCCGCCGCCTACTCAGGTAGACGCCGCTACTGTCTTCACCACCGATGCCTCGGCCACCGGTGCTATGCTGGGCGTGTATTCGGGGCTGAACAGCACCGGCACTTCCGGCATCACTAACAACGCTGGCCTTTCTACCTTTCTGGGACTGGCTGCCGACGAGCTAACCTACGCCAATGCCCAGTACGACCAGTACCGCCTGAATAACGTCAGCCCGGTGAATGGCACCGTAGACTTCTTCTGGGGCCAGACCTACACGTCTATCTACCAGCTGAATACCATTGTAGACGGCTTGCAGAATAACACTACCGTGACGCCGGCCCTACGCAACCAGCTGCTAGGTGAGGCGCGGTTTCTCCGGGCGTTTCTGTACTTCCACCTCGCCAATCTGTTCGGCGACGTACCCCTGGTGCTCACCACCGATTATCGGGTGGCCGGCCAGTTGGGCCGCACGCCCAAAACCGAAGTATACGCCCAGGTGCTTGCTGACTTGCTGGAAGCGCAGAAGCTGCTGGTGCCCGCCTACCCTGTTGCCAACGAGCGGACGCGGGTAAACCAGGCTGCCGCCACGGCCTTGCTGGCACGCGTGTACCTCTACCAGCAAAATTGGGCTGCCGCCGAAGCGCAGGCCACGGCCGTTATCAACCAAACTTCTGTGTATCAGTTGGTAGCGCCGGCTACTACATTTTTAGCGGGCAGTCAGGAAGCTATCTGGCAATTGCGCCGAGGCGGTTCTATCTCGGCCAACACCTACGAGGGACAGTATTTTATTCCGGCTAGTCTCACGGTAGCCCCCACGGCCACCTACCTGCTCACCAACCAAGTGTACGCTGCCTTCGTCGAAAACGATGTGCGCCGCAGCACCTGGACCAACTCCTACACTCTGGCCGGTACCACCTACCGCTACCCCTTCAAGTACAAGCAGCGCGTAGCCACGACGGGCGGCGCCGCCGCCACCGAGCACAGCCAGGTGCTGCGCCTAGCCGAGCAATACCTGATTCGGGCTGAGGCGCGGGCGCGGCAGGGAAAAAGCGCCGACGCCGTGGCCGACCTAAACGCTGTGCGGGCGCGGGCATCGGCTACACCGCTGGCCGCTACTCTCAGCAGTAACGACCTGTTGTTGGCAGTGGAAAACGAGCGTCTGCGTGAGCTGTTCGCCGAGTGGGGTCACCGTTGGTTTGACCTGATTCGGACGGGTAGGGCCGCCGCGGTGCTACCCGCCGTGAAAGGCCAGCCCTGGGACCCCAACGATGCCGTGTGGCCCATCCCGAACCCACAACTGCTTGCCAACCCTAATCTGACACAAAATGCTGGTTATTAA
- a CDS encoding TlpA disulfide reductase family protein, translating to MYSLKTPVLLLSATLLTASAALAQKKAAPAARPATAPSGFVLQGDLTAPDATKIYLTRYGATTTKDSTVVKNNHFTFKGQVGEPTWSGLQVPALKRYVGMFIENKPMTVQLPADAKADIVVTGSATQQDYDIYNKQWKQITQKAGTVYEMLAKATPAGAKEADPATRKEADARFAELSNETKQITEAFVQAHPNSAAAAAVVQWRFVDFPDVTEAEKLYKQLGPAAKASLAGKSIQKYIMVDAKSAVGSMPTFTQADPNGKMVKLSDFRGKYVLVDFWASWCGPCRKENPNVVALYNQYRDKGFDVLGVSLDSKKEAWQKAIQADGLTWTHVSDLQGWKNQVAVDYGISAVPQNFLIDPQGKVIAKNLRGEELQAKLATLFANK from the coding sequence ATGTATTCTCTGAAAACTCCAGTCCTGCTACTTAGCGCCACCTTGCTAACTGCCAGCGCCGCCTTGGCGCAGAAGAAAGCGGCTCCGGCTGCGCGCCCCGCTACTGCTCCTAGCGGTTTCGTGCTGCAAGGTGATCTGACGGCGCCCGACGCCACCAAAATTTACCTCACCCGCTACGGTGCCACCACCACCAAAGACTCGACAGTGGTGAAAAACAACCACTTCACGTTTAAGGGTCAGGTAGGCGAGCCTACCTGGAGTGGCCTTCAGGTGCCTGCACTGAAGCGCTACGTGGGCATGTTCATCGAAAACAAACCCATGACGGTGCAGTTACCCGCCGACGCCAAAGCCGACATTGTGGTAACGGGTTCGGCCACGCAGCAGGACTACGACATCTACAACAAGCAGTGGAAGCAGATTACGCAAAAGGCCGGCACCGTGTATGAGATGTTGGCCAAGGCTACCCCTGCCGGTGCCAAGGAAGCTGACCCTGCCACCCGCAAAGAAGCCGATGCCCGCTTTGCGGAGCTGAGCAACGAAACCAAGCAAATCACGGAGGCCTTTGTGCAGGCGCACCCCAACTCGGCGGCGGCGGCGGCCGTGGTACAGTGGCGCTTCGTGGATTTCCCGGACGTAACGGAGGCTGAGAAGCTGTACAAGCAGCTCGGCCCCGCAGCCAAAGCCTCGCTGGCAGGCAAAAGCATCCAGAAATACATAATGGTAGACGCCAAATCGGCCGTGGGTAGCATGCCTACCTTCACCCAAGCCGACCCCAACGGTAAGATGGTGAAATTGAGTGATTTCCGCGGCAAGTATGTGTTAGTGGATTTCTGGGCCAGCTGGTGCGGCCCCTGCCGCAAGGAGAATCCTAACGTGGTAGCGCTCTACAACCAATATCGCGACAAAGGCTTTGATGTGCTGGGTGTGTCGCTGGACAGCAAGAAGGAGGCGTGGCAAAAAGCCATTCAGGCCGACGGCCTCACCTGGACGCACGTATCGGACCTGCAAGGCTGGAAAAACCAGGTTGCCGTCGACTACGGTATCAGCGCCGTGCCGCAAAATTTCCTGATTGATCCGCAGGGAAAAGTTATTGCGAAGAACCTGCGCGGCGAAGAGTTGCAAGCCAAGCTTGCAACGCTGTTTGCCAATAAGTAG